The nucleotide window TCCCGTTGCCGGAAAAAGCAGGAAGTCCTGATAGTCAGCTATACGGAATGATGAAGCTGCTTCGCGCGATAGCCCTGCTGCTGCCCGTCCTCCTGTGCCGGGCGGCCTTTGCCGACGTCATCTACAGCCATATGCCCTTGCAGGGGGCTGTGGTCACCTGCAGCATGCCCTTTGACAGCCAGTTCAGCTGGAGGGCCCGCTGCGACGTCTGCGGCTGGATATCCCGGGACGTACACAACGATTTCGGCACCTCGGGCATATCCCGCCACGCCTTCACCTGCCCGGACTGCGGCGTCCGCCGGGAGTCCGTGTTCGTCAATTCGACCCGCTCCGTCAAGGCTCCCGAGGTGGGAGCGAGCGTGTATTTTCACTCCGCCGACGGGTGCATCATCACCGAAGATAACCCCTTTGACACCCAGTTCGGCTACCGGGTCCGCTGCGGAGGCTGCGGCGCCCTCTCCGGCACCTTTTCCTCCTTTGGCTCCTCCGGCAGCTCTCAGCGCAGCTACACCTGCTCCAAATGCGGGCACAGGCAGAGCTACGCCCTGCAGCACTATACCGGCAGGATCCGGGACCTGTCCACCCTGTACAGCCACTGCGCCATAACGGGGGCGGTCATCACGGAAATGAACCCCTTTGACAGCCAGTTCAGCTACGCGCCCGTGTGCGCCGGCTGCGGCTTCAGGGGCTCCCGGACAAGCACCTTCGGCACCTCCGGCGCCTCGGAGCGCAGCTGGTCCTGCCCCAAATGCGGACACCGGCAGAAGATACTGCTGGAAAACTGGTCAAAACGCCGGTAAACCATTGGCGCAGAGCGCACACAGGCGGGAGATACGATCTCCCGCCTGTATTTTCCGCCTTCTTTATCTTTCCTGCACTGCCGTCCCGAACGCGGTCAGGCTCACCAGTCCCGGAGTGATCCCGGGGGGCGCGCCGAGTATCCTCAGCCGGACCCCATAGGCTTTTGCAGGCTCCGTCTCCCGGTAGTCGATGGAGAGATCCTCCGTGTTGTCCGACGCGTCCACCAGCGTCTTCCACGTTCCGAACCCCGGGTCCGGAGCATATTCCACCACGTAGCGGAACGGGCCGGGCAGGATCCCCCGCAGGGTCTCCATGCCGATATCCCGCCAGATCAGCCGGACGGCGCGGATCCGGAACCGGGTGGCTCTCCCCGACTGGCCCAGGGAAAAGGTGATGGCGGGCTCCGGGTCGCCCTCCGCCGGCTGCCACCACGTCAGCACGCTGTAGTCGGAGGCGTATATGGGTTCCCTTCCCGGCGCATGGGTCGTAGCCGTGGGACGCTGCATGAAGGTCAGGGGGAGCCATCCGGCGCCGTTTCCCAGTTCCGGCCGGGACAACACCCCCGGCGCAAACTGGGGCGTCTCCGTGACGGCGGGACAAAAGAGTTCCCCGTCCTCGTCCATCCCCACCGGATCCATGCCGATCCGACGCTCGAACATATGGTGGAAACAGAAGAGGCAGGTGTAAAACGTCCACAGAGTCCCGCCCGGCCCCTCAACGAGGCAGCCGTGTCCCGCTCCGCGGACCAGACCGTCGGTCTTCCGGGTCAGAGGATCGTGTCTCTTCTGGGGGCGGAAGCCCGAGAGCGGCCCCTCGCCGGATATGGCGATCCCGCTGGCGTAGGTGCCGTATTCGGTCCCGGAGCCGGAGTAGAGCAGATAATATCGACTTCCGATCTTCTTCATCCACTGTCCTTCCACCCAGCCCATCCGGGTGTTCTCGTTGTATTCCCCCGTCCGCTGCCAGGGGACGGAGGGATCGAAGCGGTTGAGGATGACGGGCTCGCCCAGCATCCGCCAGGGCCGTTCGGGATCCATTTCCACGCCGGCAGTGCCCGTCACGGCTTCCACGTCTTCCCCGTTTTCCGGCGCGGCGCTGTGGGTCCAATACATGTAGAGCCGGTCCCCTTCCGCCAGGAAGCAGGGATCGCAGACGGGGCTGACATTGCCGCGGGCGTCGGTGATCTCACCGCAGACCGTAAAGGGGCCCAGAGGGCTGTCCGAGACCCAGAGCTCCCTGACGTTATTTCCGGTGAGATACCACCTGCCGCGAAACTTCACGACGGCGGGACTGTATTTCAGGTGCGGAACGCCGATCTCCACCCGCTTCCAATGAAGGAAGTCCTCCGACACCCAGGCGACGGCGTAGGAGGGATAGAGGATCCACTTTCCCTCGTCATACACCACGCTGGGATCCGCCACAGACCGGTAGTCGGGACAGCCCGGGGGATCGCCGTTTGTCAGGCCCGTGTCCAGCCGGCGGCCGGAAGGGATGTCCGGGATCGAAAGGGGATTGCAGTAGGTTGTCTGGTTCACTTTTT belongs to Abditibacteriota bacterium and includes:
- a CDS encoding family 43 glycosylhydrolase, which encodes MNQTTYCNPLSIPDIPSGRRLDTGLTNGDPPGCPDYRSVADPSVVYDEGKWILYPSYAVAWVSEDFLHWKRVEIGVPHLKYSPAVVKFRGRWYLTGNNVRELWVSDSPLGPFTVCGEITDARGNVSPVCDPCFLAEGDRLYMYWTHSAAPENGEDVEAVTGTAGVEMDPERPWRMLGEPVILNRFDPSVPWQRTGEYNENTRMGWVEGQWMKKIGSRYYLLYSGSGTEYGTYASGIAISGEGPLSGFRPQKRHDPLTRKTDGLVRGAGHGCLVEGPGGTLWTFYTCLFCFHHMFERRIGMDPVGMDEDGELFCPAVTETPQFAPGVLSRPELGNGAGWLPLTFMQRPTATTHAPGREPIYASDYSVLTWWQPAEGDPEPAITFSLGQSGRATRFRIRAVRLIWRDIGMETLRGILPGPFRYVVEYAPDPGFGTWKTLVDASDNTEDLSIDYRETEPAKAYGVRLRILGAPPGITPGLVSLTAFGTAVQER